The Deltaproteobacteria bacterium region CTGATCGACATCCGTGCCTTTTAACGTCGCAATGTGGTAGGCAAGAAGCTGAAGCGGGATTACCGAAATAAGGGGACTCAACAAATAATGGCTCCCGGGTACTTCAATTACCCTGTCTACATTACCCTTAAGTTCCTCGGCTCCGGTATCGGAAGTGAGGAAAATAACCTTTCCCCTCCTGGCCCTTACCTCCTGAAGATTACCCAAAATTTTCCTGTATGTAATCCCGTCATCTGGCGCGATTAAAACGAGGGGCATATTCTCGTCTATGAGCGCTATCGGGCCGTGCTTCATCTCGCCCGCCGCGTAGCCCTCGGCATGTATGTAGGAGACTTCCTTTAGCTTAAGCGCCCCTTCGAAAGCCACGGGATGATTTATTCCCCGTCCGAGATATAAAAAATTTCCGTACTGGAAGAATTCTTCCGCAAGCTCTTTAATGTAATCGTCAAGCTTTAGGGTCACCTGGATCAACTGCGGAATTCGGATCGCCTCCCTTATGAGATCAGACGCGCTTTTTTTATTGAGCCGTTTTTTAATCCTGCCGAGATAGATGGAAAAGAGGAAAAACGCCATGAGCTGGGTCGTAAACGCCTTGGTGGACGCAACCCCGATTTCGGGCCCGGCATGCGTATAAATAACGCCGCCCGACTCCCTGGCGATTTTGCTCATCAACACGTTCGTTATTCCAAGCGTCCTGGCCCCGCGATCCCGCGCCTCAAGCAAAGCCTCCGATGTGTCAGCCGTCTCCCCCGACTGGGAGACGGCTATCGCAAGCGTTTTTTTATCTATGATCGGATTCCGGTACCGGAACTCGGAGGCAATATCCACCTGAACCGGAACCCCGGCAATAGTTTCTATCATATATTTCCCGATGAGGGAAGCGTGGTAGGACGTGCCGCACGCAAGGGCCTCTATTCTGTTTATATCCTTCAGATAAGAACTATCCAGGCCCTCGAGGAATACCTCTCCGGTCTCTTCCGAGAACCTCCCGCGCATCGTATCGAGGACGGCCCGAGGCTGCTCGTGTATTTCCTTAATCATAAAATGGCGGTACCCGCACTTTTCGACCGAAGCGGGGTCCCAGTTTATGGTCTGCGCTGCTCTTTTAAGCGGGTTGCCCTCGAGATCCGTTATCCTTACTCCCTCGCGCTCGAGCACGGCGACGTCGCCGTCTTCAAGGAATATGACGTTACGGCAGAACGGAAGAACCGCGGGTATGTCGGAGGCAAGGTAATTCTCGTGCTCGCCCACGGCTACTATAAGGGGGGAGAACTGTCTGGCCGCGATAACCTTGTCAGGGTCCCTTTCGGAAATGACTGCCAGGGCGTAAGAGCCTTCCACCCTTTTTAAGGCCGCCCTTACTGCGTCCTCCAACTCCAGACCGCTCTTTGAAAAATCCTCGATTAGATGGGCGAAGATTTCGGTATCCGTGTCGGAGCAAAATTCGTAGCCCTTTTTTATTAGCTCGTTCTTGAGCCGGGCAAAATTCTCTATTATGCCGTTATGCACGACCGAAGTCCCCCCTGAGGTATGGGGGTGCGCGTTTCTTTCAGTCGCGTCTCCGTGAGTAGCCCATCTCGTGTGTCCTATGCCGAGGGCTCCGTCAGATTCGTGCTTACTCAATTTCTTCTTCAGATTTTCAAGCTTTCCCGTGCTTCTGTATACCCTCGGACGCCCGCTCTCCATAAGCGCGATTCCAGAGGAATCGTACCCCCGGTACTCGAGCCTGGTCAGGCCCTCCAGAAGAACGCCCACAGTTTTACCGCGATTCCCGACGTAGCCGACTATTCCGCACATTTACTTTTTCGCCTTCTTCTCCTTCGGCTTTCTACTCCAGTTTTCAATAACCGTCTGCCGTGCCCTGCCTATCGCAAGGGCGCCTTCAGGGACATCTTTCGTAATCGTAGAGCCCGCCCCTGTGGTGGCCCCCTTCCCCACCTTTACGGGAGCGACCAGCATCGTGTCGCTTCCGATGAAAACATCATCCGCCACAACAGTTTGATGCTTATTGAATCCGTCGTAATTACAGGTGATAGATCCCGCGCCTATGTTGACGCCTTTACCCAGAACGGCGTCCCCCACGTAGGATAAATGGGGAACTTTGGACCCTCTGCCGATTTCTGATTGTTTTATCTCCACAAAATTTCCGATCTTCGCTCCCTCCATGATCCGGGTTTCCGGACGCAGGTGCGCGAACGGCCCGACCGTTACATCGTTTTTAATAACGGCGTTCGATATATATGAGGAGAGCTTGACGGTAACTCCGTTTCCCAGCTCGGAATCCTCTATCCACACTGAAGGGCCTATTGTCGAGCCCGCGCCGATCCTGGTGTTTCCGTATATATGCGTACCCGGATAGAGAACCGAGTCGCGGCCGATCTTGACGTCGGGGGAAATATACGTGCTTGCGGGATCGATAATCGTTACCCCCGAGCGCATCAGGCGGGAGTTTATCCTTTCTTTCATTATGTTCTCAACCCGGGAAAGCTGAGCCCTGTCGTTTACACCTATAACTTCATCGCTGTCCGAGACGACCACGCCTGAAACTTCGCGTTTGTTCCTGGAGGCGATTCCTATTATATCGGTCAGGTAATACTCTCTTTGTTTGTTCCTTGAATTAATTCTTGAAAGCGCGTCCCAGAGAAAAGCGCTCTTAACGCAATAAGTGCCCGAGTTTATCTCCCTTATCTTTCTCTGCTCCGAGGTGGCGTCCTTCTCCTCGACTATCTCTTCCACCCCTTCGTTCTTATTTCTAACTATCCTGCCGTAACCGGCAGGGTCGTCGAGAAGAGCGGTCATGACCGAAACATCGGACTTGTTCTTTTCGTGCCTGCTCAGAAATCTTTTAAGGGATTTTGAGGTAATAAGCGGAAAGTCGCCGTTAAGAATTAAAATATTCCCTCTGAACTTGGCCAGGTCGCTTCGGGCGCTGTTAGCCGCATGCCCCGTGCCAAGCTGCTTATCCTGAACGGCATATGAAATGCCCTCAGAGCCGATTACGCTCTTTAAGTCCCGAGAGCCTTTGCCTACCACAATTACGATACGGTCGGGGGACAGTTTTTTAACCGCATCCAGGACATGACTAAGCATAGGACGACCGAGAACGGGATGAAGCACTTTGGGCACAGCCGATTTCATCCTTTTACCCATTCCCGCCGCAAGAATTACTACTGCCAGATTCATATGTCTTTTTTTCAAATCCTCCCGTATCTGTCTTCCAACCTTACGATGTCCTCTACATGAGGAGTGGACACCTCAAACACCTCACAGTCCTCCACGGCGGTCATTCTATGTCTGGTATAAGGTTTTATCCTCACGGACTCGCCGGGCTCAAGCCTTATTTCCTCTCTCGTCCCCCCTTGCTCCTCAATCTCCAGAATCATCTCGCCGCTCCTGAGGTAAATAGACTCATCCTTTATCTCGTGATACTGATAGCTCAAGCTATGACCTTTATTTATATGGAGTATTTTTCCCACATACTTGTCCGTATGGGCCCACCATAACTCGTGCCCCCAGGGCTTGTCGACTCTTTTGATATCTGCGCTTTTTTTCACCGTATCAGGTTCCCGATTAATCAGCCGGATCTATATGAAGGTTGATTTAAAAAGGAAGGTTTATCACTCAGACAATGATTGAATCAACTCTTAAAACGGAATATCGTCATCAGAATTAAATGAATCCTCGTCAA contains the following coding sequences:
- a CDS encoding cupin domain-containing protein is translated as MKKSADIKRVDKPWGHELWWAHTDKYVGKILHINKGHSLSYQYHEIKDESIYLRSGEMILEIEEQGGTREEIRLEPGESVRIKPYTRHRMTAVEDCEVFEVSTPHVEDIVRLEDRYGRI
- the glmS gene encoding glutamine--fructose-6-phosphate transaminase (isomerizing); its protein translation is MCGIVGYVGNRGKTVGVLLEGLTRLEYRGYDSSGIALMESGRPRVYRSTGKLENLKKKLSKHESDGALGIGHTRWATHGDATERNAHPHTSGGTSVVHNGIIENFARLKNELIKKGYEFCSDTDTEIFAHLIEDFSKSGLELEDAVRAALKRVEGSYALAVISERDPDKVIAARQFSPLIVAVGEHENYLASDIPAVLPFCRNVIFLEDGDVAVLEREGVRITDLEGNPLKRAAQTINWDPASVEKCGYRHFMIKEIHEQPRAVLDTMRGRFSEETGEVFLEGLDSSYLKDINRIEALACGTSYHASLIGKYMIETIAGVPVQVDIASEFRYRNPIIDKKTLAIAVSQSGETADTSEALLEARDRGARTLGITNVLMSKIARESGGVIYTHAGPEIGVASTKAFTTQLMAFFLFSIYLGRIKKRLNKKSASDLIREAIRIPQLIQVTLKLDDYIKELAEEFFQYGNFLYLGRGINHPVAFEGALKLKEVSYIHAEGYAAGEMKHGPIALIDENMPLVLIAPDDGITYRKILGNLQEVRARRGKVIFLTSDTGAEELKGNVDRVIEVPGSHYLLSPLISVIPLQLLAYHIATLKGTDVDQPRNLAKVVTVE
- the glmU gene encoding bifunctional UDP-N-acetylglucosamine diphosphorylase/glucosamine-1-phosphate N-acetyltransferase GlmU, encoding MKKRHMNLAVVILAAGMGKRMKSAVPKVLHPVLGRPMLSHVLDAVKKLSPDRIVIVVGKGSRDLKSVIGSEGISYAVQDKQLGTGHAANSARSDLAKFRGNILILNGDFPLITSKSLKRFLSRHEKNKSDVSVMTALLDDPAGYGRIVRNKNEGVEEIVEEKDATSEQRKIREINSGTYCVKSAFLWDALSRINSRNKQREYYLTDIIGIASRNKREVSGVVVSDSDEVIGVNDRAQLSRVENIMKERINSRLMRSGVTIIDPASTYISPDVKIGRDSVLYPGTHIYGNTRIGAGSTIGPSVWIEDSELGNGVTVKLSSYISNAVIKNDVTVGPFAHLRPETRIMEGAKIGNFVEIKQSEIGRGSKVPHLSYVGDAVLGKGVNIGAGSITCNYDGFNKHQTVVADDVFIGSDTMLVAPVKVGKGATTGAGSTITKDVPEGALAIGRARQTVIENWSRKPKEKKAKK